In the Armatimonadota bacterium genome, GCACGCACCGCCGCGGCCTTCTGGCCGCAGGAGCCCCCAGGCCCCATGACGCCCGCCGGCCCGGCGGCCCAGCCGTCGACGAGCCGGCGTCCCCGGGCGGGGCCGTAGGCGGGAGGAGGCGACCAGACGCGATGACGTTGCCGATGCAGACCGCTGCTGCGGGGCGATTCGGGCGGTTTGGCGGGCGCTACGTGCCCGAAACGCTGGTGCCCGCGCTGGACGCGCTCGAGCAGGCGTACGCCCGGCTGGCCGACGACGTCGAGTTCCAGCGCGAGCTGGCCGCGGCGCTGCGCCACTACTGCGGCCGGCCCACGCCCCTGTACTTCGCCGCGCGGCTCAGCGCGCGGCTGGGGGTGCGCGTCTTCCTCAAGCGCGAGGACCTGCTCCACACCGGTGCCCACAAGATCAACAACGCCCTGGGGCAGGTACTCCTGGCGCGACGCATGGGCAAGCGCCGGGTGATCGCCGAGACCGGCGCCGGCCAGCACGGCGTGGCGACGGCCACCGCCGCTGCGGTGGCGGGGCTGGCCTGCGACGTCTACATGGGCACCGAGGACATGGCCCGCCAGCATCTGAACGTGGTTCGCATGCGGCTGCTGGGCGCCCGGGTGGTACCGGTCGAGGCGGGCAGCCGCACGTTGAAGGACGCGATCAACGAGGCGCTGCGCGACTGGGTCACGCACGTGGAGTCGACCTTCTACGTCATCGGGTCCGTGGTCGGCCCCCACCCCTACCCCACGCTGGTGCGCGACTTCCAGGCGGTCATCGGGCGCGAGGCGCGCGCGCAGATCCTCCACCAGGCCGGCCGCCTGCCCGACGTGGTGGTAGCGTGCGTGGGCGGCGGCAGCAACGCCCTTGGGCTCTTCCACGCCTTCCGTGACGATCCCGTGCGGCTGATCGGGGTCGAGGCCGGGGGTGCGGGGCTGGCGTCGGGCCGGCATGCGGCCACGCTCACGGCCGGGAGCCCCGGCGTGCTCCACGGTGCGCTGAGCTACCTGCTGCAGGACGCGGACGGTCAGGTGCTGCCCACCCACTCCATCTCGGCCGGGCTCGACTACCCCGGGGTCGGACCCGAGCACGCGTGGCTGAAAGAGATCGGGCGCGCCGAGTACGTGGCCGCTGATGATCGCCTGGCCCTGGAGGGCTTCCGGGTGCTGGCGCAGACCGAAGGGATCCTGCCAGCGCTGGAACCCGCGCACGCCCTGGGCTATCTGCAGCACCTGGCGCCGACCTTGCCGCGCGAAGCGGTGGTGCTGGTGGGCCTGTCAGGGCGCGGCGACAAGGACGTGGAGGTCGTGGCTGCAGCCCTGGGGGAGACGCCGTGAGCCGATGGCGTCGCAGGTGCAAGGCGTCTGGCGGGTGCTCTGGC is a window encoding:
- the trpB gene encoding tryptophan synthase subunit beta — protein: MTLPMQTAAAGRFGRFGGRYVPETLVPALDALEQAYARLADDVEFQRELAAALRHYCGRPTPLYFAARLSARLGVRVFLKREDLLHTGAHKINNALGQVLLARRMGKRRVIAETGAGQHGVATATAAAVAGLACDVYMGTEDMARQHLNVVRMRLLGARVVPVEAGSRTLKDAINEALRDWVTHVESTFYVIGSVVGPHPYPTLVRDFQAVIGREARAQILHQAGRLPDVVVACVGGGSNALGLFHAFRDDPVRLIGVEAGGAGLASGRHAATLTAGSPGVLHGALSYLLQDADGQVLPTHSISAGLDYPGVGPEHAWLKEIGRAEYVAADDRLALEGFRVLAQTEGILPALEPAHALGYLQHLAPTLPREAVVLVGLSGRGDKDVEVVAAALGETP